A window from Leptospira meyeri encodes these proteins:
- a CDS encoding cation:proton antiporter, with translation MKTRSSFFYGFTILLFGSLGYFLLQAGTLLEAAKNIVTVTNEHLDTENFFNRFHHPLALLFLQIIIVCGAARFVGYIFSRKLKQPSVMGEIVAGILLGPSLLGFYFPETMGFLFPPASLPTLGTLSQIGLVLFMFIIGMELDISVLKNKAHSAVVISHASIIFPFFLGMILAYYFYTDYAPANVGFLSFSLFMGIAMSITAFPVLARILQERNLTRTPLGAMVLTCAAADDITAWILLAIIVTISKAGNLNTALFTVGLSFAYILTMIYLVAPFLKRLGSIYISRENLTRTAVALILMILFLSSLATEVIGIHALFGAFLAGVIMPAEGNLKKLIAEKIEDIAVILFLPIFFVITGLRTEIGLLNGSHLWMVFGLVILVAVVGKFVGSAFAAKVSGSNWEDALSIGALMNTRGLMELVVLNIGYDLGILSPEIFAVFVLMALVTTLSTGPLLDGIQKFFSKSEKRIPTEKPVDRKLRVLVAFAQEKMGKSLVRFAYSLSGNQKKNLEITALHISPNDSLSNEEIRRYRDASFEAIRQTGSSMGVQVQTEYRITDNVTYEIVNFAKIKHTDILLIGAAKPLFSRSYTGGKIKGILNYCPATVGVLIDNGLESVEKVAILYKGEKDPILGFAQKLTSLKGMKSNKIKVEDLVQPETDLNPYPISLNKITGYSLILIDLNVWEEMGFEKMDLLPTSFLLVRFLGT, from the coding sequence ATGAAAACACGTTCTTCTTTTTTTTATGGATTCACCATACTACTGTTTGGTTCCCTTGGGTATTTTCTTCTACAAGCAGGAACTCTCCTCGAAGCAGCCAAAAATATTGTCACTGTTACCAATGAACACTTGGATACCGAAAATTTTTTCAATCGATTTCACCACCCTTTAGCTCTTCTTTTCCTCCAAATCATCATTGTTTGTGGAGCTGCTAGATTTGTTGGATATATATTTTCCAGAAAACTCAAACAACCTTCCGTTATGGGAGAGATTGTGGCTGGAATTTTGCTCGGACCATCACTGCTCGGTTTCTACTTCCCAGAGACCATGGGATTTTTATTTCCACCAGCAAGTCTTCCCACGCTAGGAACCCTTAGCCAAATTGGTTTAGTTCTTTTTATGTTCATCATTGGGATGGAACTCGATATCTCGGTTCTTAAAAACAAAGCCCACTCTGCTGTTGTGATTAGCCATGCCAGTATCATCTTCCCTTTCTTTTTGGGGATGATTTTAGCTTATTATTTTTATACAGATTACGCTCCTGCGAATGTAGGTTTTTTGTCCTTTTCGCTTTTTATGGGAATTGCAATGAGTATCACTGCCTTTCCTGTCCTTGCTAGGATCCTCCAAGAACGAAATCTCACAAGGACACCACTCGGCGCCATGGTCCTCACCTGTGCTGCGGCAGATGATATCACGGCTTGGATCCTACTTGCGATCATTGTTACCATTTCTAAAGCAGGAAATCTCAACACGGCACTTTTCACTGTAGGGTTGTCTTTTGCTTATATCCTAACAATGATTTATCTAGTAGCTCCTTTCTTGAAACGATTGGGTTCTATTTATATATCACGTGAAAACTTAACAAGAACCGCAGTGGCCCTCATCCTGATGATTTTATTCTTATCTTCTCTGGCAACAGAAGTGATAGGAATTCATGCACTTTTTGGTGCCTTCCTTGCTGGTGTGATTATGCCAGCAGAAGGAAATCTCAAAAAACTGATCGCAGAAAAAATCGAAGACATTGCAGTCATTTTGTTTCTACCGATTTTCTTTGTGATCACAGGACTCCGAACAGAAATTGGTCTACTGAACGGTTCTCACCTTTGGATGGTGTTTGGTCTCGTCATCCTTGTAGCCGTTGTTGGAAAATTCGTGGGAAGCGCTTTTGCGGCAAAAGTTTCAGGATCCAACTGGGAAGATGCACTTTCCATCGGTGCTCTTATGAACACAAGAGGACTCATGGAACTTGTGGTTCTCAATATCGGATATGATCTTGGAATTTTAAGTCCGGAAATTTTTGCAGTTTTTGTGTTAATGGCTCTTGTCACAACCCTCTCCACAGGTCCACTCTTAGATGGAATTCAAAAGTTTTTCTCTAAATCGGAAAAACGAATTCCTACCGAAAAACCTGTCGATCGCAAGTTACGTGTGTTAGTAGCATTTGCCCAAGAAAAAATGGGAAAAAGTTTAGTTCGGTTTGCTTATTCCCTTTCCGGCAACCAAAAGAAAAATTTGGAAATCACTGCATTACACATTTCACCAAACGACTCCTTGTCGAATGAAGAAATTCGCCGTTACCGTGATGCGAGTTTTGAAGCCATTCGCCAAACAGGCTCTAGTATGGGTGTCCAAGTCCAAACAGAGTACCGCATCACTGACAATGTCACTTATGAAATTGTCAATTTTGCCAAAATCAAACATACTGACATTTTACTCATTGGTGCTGCCAAACCTCTATTTTCTCGCAGTTATACGGGAGGAAAAATAAAAGGAATTTTAAATTACTGCCCTGCCACTGTGGGTGTCCTCATTGACAACGGTTTGGAATCTGTTGAAAAAGTGGCCATCCTTTACAAAGGGGAAAAGGATCCCATCCTTGGATTTGCACAAAAACTAACTTCCCTCAAAGGGATGAAGTCGAACAAAATCAAGGTGGAAGACCTAGTACAACCCGAAACAGATCTAAATCCCTATCCCATTTCCTTAAATAAAATCACTGGTTATTCATTGATTCTCATCGACCTGAATGTTTGGGAAGAGATGGGATTTGAAAAAATGGATCTTCTCCCAACTTCTTTTCTTTTGGTTCGTTTTTTAGGCACATAA
- a CDS encoding TlyA family RNA methyltransferase, whose amino-acid sequence MPKEKIRLDEYLVREGHAIDLKLAQSLILSGSVLVNDVVISKVGTKITLKDIVRTKEKIKTYVSRGAYKLLGAFESFPSANVQNKTCIDLGSSTGGFCQVLLEKGASRVIAVDVGYGQLAQKIANDPKITIFDRTHLKDLSIPKLEPLTPETWITMDLSFISLVPVFVSLISLFQSKPNIVWQGISLFKPQFEVHPSKLEKGVLKDSHHIGYTIRSIWRKIKNLDPKLKFLGLAESPIQGADGNREFLIRWEWRESIEKS is encoded by the coding sequence TTGCCGAAAGAAAAAATTAGACTGGATGAGTACCTCGTTCGCGAAGGTCATGCGATCGATTTAAAGCTAGCACAATCGTTAATCCTTTCTGGGTCTGTACTCGTCAATGATGTAGTCATCTCAAAAGTAGGAACAAAAATCACTTTAAAAGACATTGTTCGTACTAAAGAAAAAATCAAAACCTATGTTTCCAGAGGAGCATATAAACTTCTAGGTGCATTCGAATCTTTTCCGAGTGCCAATGTCCAAAACAAAACCTGTATTGATTTGGGTTCTTCCACAGGTGGTTTCTGCCAGGTTCTTTTGGAGAAAGGTGCCTCACGAGTGATTGCAGTCGATGTGGGGTATGGTCAGTTGGCCCAAAAAATTGCCAACGATCCTAAGATCACAATATTTGATCGCACACATTTAAAAGACTTGAGCATTCCCAAACTAGAACCATTAACACCTGAAACATGGATTACTATGGATTTAAGTTTTATTTCTCTTGTTCCCGTCTTTGTTTCCTTAATATCCCTTTTTCAATCAAAACCCAATATTGTCTGGCAAGGAATTTCCTTATTCAAACCTCAATTTGAAGTCCATCCGTCCAAATTAGAAAAAGGGGTTCTAAAGGATTCGCATCATATTGGTTATACGATTAGATCTATTTGGAGAAAGATCAAAAACTTAGATCCTAAATTAAAATTTTTAGGTCTGGCAGAATCCCCGATCCAAGGTGCAGATGGAAATCGGGAATTTTTGATTCGATGGGAATGGAGAGAATCGATAGAGAAATCTTAA
- the coaD gene encoding pantetheine-phosphate adenylyltransferase: MKNIAVYPGSFDPFTNGHLDIIRRAHPLFEEIIIAVAINSKKTSLFSPEERVEMIGKVFKGWDKIKIDSFEGLTVDYCKEKNSRVILRGLRAVTDFDYEYAISLMNKKLAPEIETYFLMADNEYSFVSSTIVKEVARHGRAVSNQVPDIVGEALTKKFSI; this comes from the coding sequence ATGAAAAATATCGCCGTATATCCAGGTTCTTTTGATCCGTTCACCAACGGTCATCTCGACATTATACGGCGAGCTCATCCGTTATTCGAAGAGATCATCATTGCCGTTGCCATAAACTCCAAAAAAACATCCCTGTTTTCCCCTGAAGAACGAGTGGAAATGATCGGAAAGGTTTTTAAAGGATGGGACAAAATCAAAATTGATTCCTTCGAAGGTCTGACTGTTGATTATTGTAAGGAAAAAAACTCACGTGTGATTTTACGTGGGCTTCGTGCTGTCACAGATTTTGACTACGAATATGCCATTTCTCTTATGAACAAAAAATTAGCACCAGAAATCGAAACTTATTTTTTGATGGCAGACAATGAATACTCTTTTGTGTCTTCCACAATCGTCAAAGAAGTAGCAAGACATGGTAGAGCCGTATCCAATCAAGTTCCGGACATTGTGGGCGAAGCCCTTACCAAAAAATTCTCTATTTAA
- a CDS encoding polyprenyl synthetase family protein, translating to MSIQLSDILTNSKQLFDTFFESYTKELFQPLTRITDACLYSLKAGGKRIRPIFVLNSFFHPNHLPKKLNSKEHLSVYLAALAVECIHTYSLIHDDLPAMDDDDTRRGMPTCHIQFDEATAILAGDTLNSLSFYLLSLYENTDSTAIRDSIQILHKGAGMNGMILGQMEDIVEEKSPSAKGKESKLTSIHEKKTGALIEASFLLGNRLRPDWLERQSVISGYAKEIGLLFQITDDILDVEGNLADLGKTPGKDAKAGKLTYPSLYGMETTKRLRDESVSKAISLVSNLPSLNNEFFLGLPNYIAERKN from the coding sequence GTGTCTATTCAACTTTCCGATATCTTAACCAACTCAAAACAACTCTTTGATACTTTTTTTGAATCCTACACGAAGGAATTATTCCAACCACTTACTCGCATAACGGATGCTTGTTTGTATAGTCTCAAAGCTGGTGGAAAACGAATCCGTCCTATTTTTGTCCTGAATTCATTTTTTCATCCAAACCATTTACCAAAAAAACTCAATTCCAAAGAACATCTCTCCGTTTACTTAGCGGCACTGGCTGTCGAATGCATTCATACATATTCTCTCATCCATGACGATTTACCAGCAATGGATGATGATGACACACGCCGGGGAATGCCTACTTGTCATATCCAATTTGATGAGGCCACTGCGATCCTTGCAGGTGACACACTCAATTCCTTAAGTTTTTATCTATTGTCCTTGTACGAAAACACGGACTCAACTGCCATCCGCGACTCCATACAAATCCTACACAAAGGTGCGGGAATGAATGGAATGATCCTGGGACAAATGGAAGACATAGTAGAAGAAAAAAGTCCGAGTGCCAAGGGTAAAGAATCCAAACTCACATCCATCCATGAAAAGAAAACGGGAGCTCTCATCGAAGCATCCTTCCTCTTAGGCAATCGTTTAAGACCTGATTGGTTAGAGAGACAATCAGTGATCTCCGGTTATGCGAAAGAAATTGGACTTTTATTCCAAATCACCGATGATATTTTGGATGTGGAAGGAAACCTGGCGGATCTTGGAAAAACGCCTGGTAAAGATGCCAAAGCCGGGAAATTGACTTACCCGAGTCTTTATGGAATGGAAACAACAAAAAGGTTACGAGACGAATCCGTATCCAAAGCAATTTCCCTTGTTTCTAATTTACCTTCCTTAAACAATGAATTCTTTTTAGGATTACCGAATTACATTGCCGAAAGAAAAAATTAG
- a CDS encoding nucleoside-diphosphate kinase, with translation MERTFIMLKPDAVKNKHIGDILQRIEKEGFKILGMKFLKLSLEDAKQFYAVHAARPFYNDLCTYMASGPIVACALERDNAVAHWRDVIGATDPKEAKAGTIRALFAESKEANAVHGSDSVANALQEIAFFFKGYELN, from the coding sequence ATGGAAAGAACTTTTATCATGCTTAAACCCGATGCAGTGAAAAACAAACACATCGGTGACATCCTTCAAAGAATTGAAAAAGAAGGATTTAAAATCCTAGGAATGAAATTCCTAAAACTTAGCCTTGAAGACGCAAAACAATTTTACGCAGTTCACGCAGCTCGCCCATTTTATAATGACCTTTGCACTTACATGGCTTCTGGCCCAATCGTTGCTTGCGCTCTTGAGAGAGACAACGCAGTGGCACATTGGAGAGACGTGATCGGTGCAACTGACCCTAAAGAAGCTAAAGCAGGAACCATCCGTGCCCTCTTTGCAGAAAGCAAAGAAGCAAATGCGGTTCACGGTTCTGACTCTGTAGCAAACGCACTTCAAGAAATTGCGTTTTTCTTCAAAGGGTATGAACTTAACTAA